A single region of the Ictalurus punctatus breed USDA103 chromosome 17, Coco_2.0, whole genome shotgun sequence genome encodes:
- the dixdc1a gene encoding dixin-A, with the protein MGAKPMKCLSSSSPTHTPKEEYIVGQIEGQGEIVGNYTEQPQSLNADAVKLSSNEPTPGPENTGTGDGSSWEEQLYVQQEQLEKEMQETRKMVTRLQALLLHGSLPEDEQTTSLFGDSAINAEQQLILIRSRLDQSMEESLDLKRELLRYKQEARNLQAVKDALQYRMSIQEDSVLQLKQELLRSSMDKEDLAGQNMELQRKLSDRDRLLSEYKKELAQKDRQLQQHQPKLEESVCTLNETNHHRMSSCENNGYSHMMETLSSPFPHGVSDELQLVRDALRSLRNSFSGHDPQHHTLDTLEQGVSSLIDQLHSTDSKRRQDRKGSNKSPGRRANHSDRESWPPSSKIPPSHSSPVLSTSTSTKVLYFTDRSLTPFLVNIPKRMGEVTLQDFKAAVGRHNNFRYHFKSLDPEFGTVKEEVFQDDAIIPGWEGKIIAWVEEDHSEGR; encoded by the exons ATGGGAGCCAAACCGATGAAATG TCTCAGCTCATCTAGCCCTACACACACGCCTAAAGAGGAGTACATTGTTGGCCAGATTGAAGGACAGGGCGAGATTGTAGGAAACTACACAGAGCAACCACAAAGCCTGAATG CAGATGCAGTAAAGTTGTCATCCAATGAGCCAACGCCAGGACCAGAGAACACTGGGACAGGAGATGGGAGCTCCTGGGAGGAACAGCTTTATGTCCAACAGGAGCAGCTGGAGAAGGAGATGCAGGAGACTAGGAAGATGGTGACAAGGCTTCAA GCTTTGCTACTTCATGGGTCACTTCCTGAAGATGAGCAAACAACTTCTCTATTTGGAGACAGTGCTATCAATGCAGAGCAGCAGCTG ATATTAATTCGCAGTCGCCTCGATCAGAGCATGGAAGAGTCCCTGGATCTGAAG AGGGAGTTACTGAGGTACAAACAGGAGGCACGAAATCTTCAGGCAGTTAAG GATGCCTTGCAGTACCGCATGTCAATACAGGAAGACTCAGTACTGCAGCTTAAACAGGAACTACTCCGATCCAGCATGGACAAGGAGGACCTAGCAGGGCAGAAT ATGGAACTGCAAAGGAAGCTGAGTGATAGAGACAGATTGCTGAGTGAATACAAA AAAGAACTTGCACAAAAAGACAGACAACTTCAGCAGCATCAGCCTAAACTGGAAGAGTCAGTGTGCACACTCAATGAGACTAATCATCACAGG ATGTCTAGTTGTGAGAACAATGGCTACAGCCATATGATGGAAACGTTGTCTTCACCATTTCCGCATGGAGTG AGTGATGAGCTGCAGCTGGTGCGGGATGCTCTGCGCAGTCTGAGGAACAGTTTCAGTGGTCATGACCCTCAGCACCACACACTGGACACTCTGGAGCAGGGGGTGTCCAGCCTGATAGACCAACTCCATTCCACTGACTCTAAGAGGAGGCAGGACAGAAAG GGCTCAAACAAATCACCAGGGAGAAGAGCCAACCATAGTGATCGAGAGTCATGGCCACCTAGTTCAA AAATACCCCCCTCTCACAGTAGTCCTGTGCTCAGTACCTCCACCTCAACCAAAGTACTCTATTTCACAGATCGCTCTCTCACACCCTTTCTAGTAAACATCCCTAAAAG AATGGGGGAGGTCACACTTCAGGATTTCAAGGCCGCTGTTGGAAGACACAACAATTTTAGATATCACTTCAAGTCTCTGGACCCTGAGTTTGGAACAGTGAAAGAGGAG GTTTTCCAGGATGATGCTATAATACCTGGATGGGAAGGGAAGATCATTGCTTGGGTGGAAGAAGACCATAGTGAAGGCAGGTAA
- the LOC108277601 gene encoding alpha-crystallin B chain, which yields MDRLIQSLWFCRSLFPAFFPLRIFDQHFWDQWDSEFFAPFHSLFYYQPYFSRHRSWWDTGMSEVKKGKDHFVINLDVKHFDPEELSVKISDEYVNICGKHKEREDEQGYVAREFFRKYKVPAGVDSKTFTSCLSSDGVLSICAPRNLQDLAVRSIPITCEEKVSAPR from the exons ATGGACAGGCTAATTCAGAGTCTTTGGTTTTGCCGGTCCCTTTTCCCCGCATTCTTCCCACTGCGGATCTTTGACCAGCACTTTTGGGATCAGTGGGACAGTGAATTTTTTGCACCTTTCCACTCCCTGTTTTACTACCAACCTTATTTCAGCCGTCATCGAAGTTGGTGGGACACTGGCATGTCAGAG GTAAAAAAAGGTAAAGACCACTTTGTAATTAACTTGGATGTGAAGCACTTCGACCCTGAAGAGCTGTCAGTCAAGATCAGTGATgagtatgtaaatatttgtggaAAACATAAGGAGCGAGAG GACGAGCAAGGATATGTGGCAAGGGAGTTTTTCAGGAAGTATAAGGTGCCAGCAGGAGTCGACTCAAAGACCTTCACCTCCTGTCTGTCATCTGATGGTGTACTGAGTATCTGTGCTCCCCGGAACCTGCAGGATCTTGCTGTGCGCAGCATTCCTATTACCTGTGAGGAGAAGGTTTCTGCACCAAGGTAA
- the arcn1b gene encoding archain 1b: protein MVLLAAAVCTKSGKAIVSRQFVEMTRTRIEGLLAAFPKLMSTGKQHTFVETDSVRYVYQPLEKLYMVLVTTKNSNILEDLETLRLFSRVIPEYCRVLEESEISEHCFDLIFAFDEIVALGYRENVNLAQIRTFTEMDSHEEKVFRAVRETQEREANAEMRRKAKELQQARRDAERAGKKAPGFGGFGSSGMSSTTTIITDSVMEPEKPKPAPVSVRPSGSGKALKLGAKGKEIDNFVDKLKSEGENIVIPSAGRKASEISKVLQPPVNTESVHLRMEEKISLTCGRDGGLQNMEILGMITLRVSDDKYGRIRLHINNNDKKGVQLQTHPNVDKKLFTAESLIGLKNQEKSFPLNSDVGVLKWRLQSTDESLIPLTINCWPSESGSNCDVNIEYELQDEGLELNDVIITIPVPSGVGTPVVGDLDGEYRHDSRKNILEWSLPVIDENNKSGSLEFSIAGRPNDFFPVNVSFVSKRTYSNIQVAKVTQVEEDSPVKFSSETSFVVDKYEIL, encoded by the exons ATG GTGCTCTTGGCAGCTGCAGTGTGCACCAAGTCAGGAAAAGCCATAGTGTCACGGCAGTTTGTAGAGATGACCCGCACTCGCATCGAGGGTCTCCTGGCTGCCTTTCCTAAACTGATGAGCACAGGGAAGCAGCACACTTTTGTAGAGACAGATAGTGTGCGCTATGTCTATCAGCCATTAGAGAAGCTCTATATGGTTCTTGTCACCACGAAGAACAGCAACATTCTGGAGGACTTGGAGACACTACGGCTCTTCTCTCGTGTG ATCCCTGAGTACTGCCGTGTGCTGGAGGAGAGCGAGATCTCCGAACATTGCTTCGATCTCATATTTGCTTTTGATGAAATTGTTGCTTTGGGCTACAGGGAAAATGTTAATCTGGCCCAGATCCGAACCTTCACTGAAATGGACTCGCATGAAGAGAAGGTCTTCCGTGCAGTTAGAGAG ACCCAAGAACGAGAAGCAAATGCAGAGATGAGGCGAAAGGCTAAAGAGCTGCAGCAGGCGAGACGGGATGCAGAGCGTGCCGGCAAAAAGGCACCAGGCTTTGGAGGTTTTGGAAGTTCAGGAATGAGCAGCACAACTACCATCATCACAGACTCAGTGATGGAACCAGAGAAGCCTAAACCAGCTCCTGTATCAGTTAG GCCAAGTGGTTCTGGTAAAGCACTGAAACTGGGTGCCAAAGGAAAGGAGATTGATAACTTTGTAGACAAACTTAAGTCGGAGGGTGAAAATATTGTGATACCCAGTGCTGGAAGGAAAGCTTCAGAAATCTCTAAAGTCCTTCAGCCTCCTGTGAACACTGAAAG TGTACATCTAAGGATGGAGGAGAAGATATCTCTGACCTGTGGACGGGATGGTGGGCTGCAGAACATGGAGATCTTGGGTATGATCACACTGAGAGTCTCAGATGACAAATATGGCCGCATCCGCTTGCATATTAACAACAATGACAAGAAAGGAGTGCAACTGCAG ACCCATCCTAATGTAGATAAGAAGCTGTTCACTGCAGAGTCTTTGATTGGACTGAAAAACCAAGAAAAGTCTTTCCCCCTTAACAGCGATGTGGGTGTGCTGAAGTGGAGGCTACAGAGCACAGACGAGTCCCTCATCCCTTTAACCA TAAACTGCTGGCCTTCAGAAAGTGGTAGCAACTGCGATGTCAACATTGAGTATGAGCTCCAGGACGAGGGCCTTGAACTCAATGATGTAATCATCACCATCCCTGTACC GTCAGGAGTAGGCACACCTGTTGTTGGAGATCTTGATGGCGAGTATCGCCATGACAGCAGGAAAAACATTCTTGAATGGTCCCTGCCTGTCATTGATGAAAACAACAAGAGTGGAAGTTTGGAGTTCAGCATAGCTGGGAGGCCAAATGACTTCTTTCCAGTTAACGTGTCATTTGTGTCTAAACGCACATATTCCAACATTCAG GTGGCCAAAGTTACCCAGGTTGAAGAGGACAGCCCGGTGAAATTCTCCTCTGAGACTTCCTTTGTTGTCGACAAGTATGAGATACTCTAA
- the gkup gene encoding glucuronokinase with putative uridyl pyrophosphorylase, whose translation MICILLVAGHGTVLETQIKYDVTGLYTHLAGVPKALLPGVGGKKILDFWWETVNTRQLFSEVYLVTNADKYKHYERWATANDFPVENVVNDGSTTLEDRLGAVADLELVIRSRHLQDDIMVIAGDMLCSDQNFDIAQVIRFFRSKSGDLAIYYELEEGEKCYSRGIVEVCPDSHRIKRFLEKPQEGVTASRLASVVFYCLRKETLSHISDFLLKQPDVEYRTFGMLWEWLINEKQLPVFGMKLPTGFQLIGQVGLSDYTKWLAHYSTKQQALPAKPITFRSYARVGLMGNPSDGFNGKTIAMTISNFWAEVTLIESQSLVLLPHPLNDPTEFGSLQDLFHISHKEGYLGGLRLLQATCKKFYQFCSNQGIALTKQNFTLKYDTNIPRQVGLAGSSAIVSATLKCLMKFYNLTEDDLPKPIRANFILNVETDELFITAGLQDRVVQVYEGLVYMDFNKELMDKQGYGEYISMDMSSLPTFWLAYLGDPSDSGRIHSNVRERWLKGEPEVVEAMKRFANLTDQARGAFESKDWPKLSQLMDENFELRRSIYTESCLGTGNLSMVQMARQLGSAVKLPGSGGAVVGLCMDPDRLVEMKRAFQEAGYVFCLVVPHSPS comes from the exons atgatttgcattttaCTTGTTGCAGGTCATGGTACTGTTTTAGAGACGCAGATTAAG TATGATGTCACAGGCTTGTACACACATCTAGCTGGGGTGCCAAAAGCATTACTACCTGGTGTTGGGGGGAAGAAAATCCTAGATTTTTGGTGGGAAACAGTCAACAC GCGACAACTCTTCAGTGAAGTCTATTTAGTCACAAATGCAGATAA GTACAAACATTATGAGCGGTGGGCAACTGCCAATGACTTTCCAGTGGAGAACGTGGTGAATGATGGTAGCACCACTTTGGAGGATCGGCTTGGGGCCGTCGCTGACTTGGAGTTGGTCATCCGAAGCCGTCACCTTCAAGATGACATCATGGTG aTTGCAGGAGACATGCTTTGTTCTGACCAGAACTTTGACATTGCTCAAGTTATTCGTTTTTTTAGGTCTAAG TCTGGAGATTTGGCTATATATTATGAGCTAGAAGAAGGGGAGAAATGTTACTCCAGAGGCATTGTAGAAGTATGTCCAGATTCTCATAG GATCAAGCGTTTCCTTGAGAAGCCACAGGAGGGCGTCACAGCATCTCGTCTGGCCAGTGTGGTCTTCTACTGCCTCCGCAAAGAGACGCTATCTCACATCTCAGACTTCCTGCTCAAGCAGCCGGATGTGGAATACAGGACGTTCGGCATGTTGTGG GAATGgcttataaatgaaaaacaattgcCTGTGTTTGGAATGAAGCTACCCACAGGGTTCCAGTTAATTGGACAAGTG GGTCTGTCTGACTACACAAAATGGCTTGCACACTACTCAACTAAACAGCAAGCGCTTCCAGCCAAACCCATCACATTCCGCTCTTATGCCAG GGTTGGACTGATGGGAAATCCTTCTGATGGCTTCAATGGCAAAACCATTGCTATGACCATCTCTAATTTCTGGGCTGAAGTGACCCTAATAGAAAGCCAGTCTCTG GTCCTCCTTCCTCATCCACTGAATGATCCCACTGAGTTTGGCAGCCTACAGGATCTGTTTCACATCAGCCACAAAGAAgg GTATTTGGGAGGGCTGAGACTGTTACAGGCCACCTGTAAGAAGTTTTATCAGTTCTGCTCAAATCAAGG CATTGCTCTTACCAAGCAGAATTTCACTCTAAAGTACGACACCAACATTCCACGCCAAGTG GGCCTAGCTGGCAGTAG TGCAATTGTATCTGCTACCTTGAAGTGCCTGATGAAATTTTACAACCTCACTGAAGAT GATCTTCCTAAACCAATTCGAGCGAACTTTATACTGAATGTGGAGACAGATGAGCTCTTTATCACGGCCGGGTTGCAGGACAGAGTGGTACAG GTGTATGAGGGTTTGGTGTACATGGACTTTAATAAGGAGCTAATGGACAAGCAAGGTTATG GGGAGTACATCTCTATGGATATGAGCAGTCTTCCCACGTTTTGGTTAGCTTACTTGGGGGATCCAAGTGACTCTGGCCGCATTCATAGCAATGTGAGAGAGCGCTGGCTGAAGG GTGAACCTGAAGTGGTAGAAGCCATGAAACGCTTTGCTAATCTCACAGACCAGGCCCG GGGAGCCTTCGAATCTAAGGACTGGCCCAAATTGTCCCAGCTTATGGATGAAAACTTTGAACTGAGACG GTCTATTTACACTGAATCTTGTTTGGGCACAGGAAATCTCAGTATGGTACAAATGGCGAGACAG CTTGGCTCTGCTGTGAAGTTACCGGGCAGTGGTGGTGCTGTAGTGGGCCTGTGTATGGATCCTGACCGATTG GTGGAGATGAAGAGAGCATTCCAGGAGGCTGGCTATGTTTTCTGCCTGGTTGTGCCCCACAGTCCATCTTAA